From Nitrospira sp., the proteins below share one genomic window:
- a CDS encoding peptidoglycan DD-metalloendopeptidase family protein, with translation MIRRLLPIIACGFVLWGSVISPALAASDPIAEKIERERKTLEQLKDKIEEKRKRAEEAEKKRESVLQGIQSLDERLVRTRQEHQEINKKLRKKDREIETITEQLRIMRGGIQERRDAILARLRVQYMEGRGGYLKTLLASDSYGDVQRRMQYLSAVSQKDFELLGSFRADVASMEQIERQRAEARAGMMIYKESTEKKLADIRGLQKEKKVYLTKITQEKESFSRAAEELERSAARVDSLLHELETRRRALAMRPPTAPMVPRGTKGALPWPADGQVVSFFGRQKHPTFNTYVQRKGIEIRTTEGSFIHSVMPGTVVYADWLKGYGLVIIVDHTNGLFSLYAHAAKILAKVGEQVAQGHPIGETGDTGMIGENTLYFELREGTEAVDPLQWLARR, from the coding sequence ATGATTCGTCGGCTGCTTCCAATCATTGCTTGCGGGTTCGTTCTCTGGGGATCGGTGATTTCTCCGGCGTTGGCCGCAAGCGATCCCATTGCGGAAAAGATCGAGCGCGAACGGAAGACGCTGGAGCAGCTGAAGGACAAGATCGAGGAAAAGCGGAAGCGAGCCGAAGAGGCCGAGAAAAAACGCGAGTCCGTGCTCCAGGGGATCCAATCGCTCGACGAACGGTTGGTGCGCACCCGGCAGGAGCATCAGGAGATCAATAAAAAGCTTCGGAAGAAAGACCGCGAGATCGAGACCATTACCGAGCAGCTCAGGATCATGCGGGGCGGGATTCAGGAGCGCCGCGATGCCATCCTGGCACGATTGCGGGTGCAATATATGGAAGGCCGCGGGGGGTATCTCAAAACGCTGCTGGCTTCGGACTCCTACGGCGATGTGCAGCGCCGGATGCAGTATCTCTCGGCCGTTTCGCAGAAAGACTTTGAGCTGCTCGGAAGCTTTCGCGCCGATGTGGCCAGCATGGAGCAGATCGAGCGGCAACGGGCCGAGGCCAGAGCGGGCATGATGATCTACAAGGAAAGCACCGAGAAGAAGCTGGCCGATATCCGGGGGCTGCAGAAGGAAAAGAAGGTTTATCTCACGAAGATCACCCAGGAAAAGGAATCCTTCAGCCGTGCCGCGGAAGAATTGGAACGGTCTGCGGCCAGGGTGGACAGCCTGTTGCACGAGTTGGAGACCAGGCGCCGGGCGCTCGCGATGCGTCCGCCGACGGCGCCGATGGTCCCGCGCGGAACGAAAGGGGCCTTGCCTTGGCCGGCCGATGGGCAGGTGGTGTCGTTTTTCGGCCGGCAGAAGCATCCGACCTTTAATACCTATGTGCAGCGGAAAGGGATTGAAATCCGGACCACCGAGGGCAGTTTCATCCATTCGGTGATGCCGGGCACCGTGGTCTATGCGGACTGGTTGAAAGGCTATGGACTGGTTATAATCGTAGATCATACGAATGGGTTGTTCTCGCTCTATGCCCACGCGGCGAAGATTTTGGCCAAAGTCGGGGAGCAGGTGGCCCAAGGGCATCCGATCGGAGAAACCGGAGATACGGGCATGATCGGCGAAAATACTCTATACTTTGAGTTGCGAGAAGGGACGGAAGCGGTCGATCCGCTCCAGTGGCTGGCCCGGCGATAA
- the ftsX gene encoding permease-like cell division protein FtsX, producing the protein MRSLSYLFREAWANMRINRTTTVVAILTTAFTLACVGIFLLLYVNLRSAAGWLQDDIKIMVYLDERLTREGASELEGRLKADRMVAGTLFISKEQALSEFRAQFPADSHLLEGLGENPLPASFVVTLAAQYRAPDAVKRWTERVRTMPGVAKVDYNQEWIDALAGLIHYIELIAIGVGVILSAAAVTIIGNTIRLTLVSRREEIEILRLIGATRSFIRIPYLLEGAVLGACGSALSLAILKGGFELFRQQISTTGPLRGIETLIAFFPASVCLALILVGIVLGIAGSFVSLRRFGDGRT; encoded by the coding sequence ATGAGGTCCTTGTCGTACCTGTTCCGTGAAGCCTGGGCGAATATGCGGATCAATCGGACCACGACGGTGGTGGCGATCCTGACCACCGCCTTTACGCTGGCCTGCGTCGGAATTTTCCTTCTTCTGTACGTCAATCTTCGGAGCGCCGCCGGCTGGCTGCAAGACGATATCAAGATCATGGTGTATCTGGACGAACGGCTGACGCGCGAGGGGGCGAGCGAGCTGGAAGGCCGGCTCAAGGCCGACCGGATGGTGGCGGGGACTCTGTTTATTTCAAAGGAGCAGGCGCTGAGCGAGTTTCGAGCCCAGTTTCCCGCCGACTCCCACTTGCTCGAAGGACTGGGCGAAAATCCGCTTCCGGCGTCGTTTGTCGTGACGCTGGCCGCGCAGTATCGCGCTCCCGATGCGGTCAAGCGCTGGACAGAACGAGTCCGGACCATGCCGGGGGTGGCGAAGGTCGACTATAATCAAGAATGGATCGATGCCTTGGCCGGATTGATCCACTATATCGAACTGATCGCGATCGGCGTGGGCGTGATTCTTTCCGCGGCGGCGGTGACGATCATCGGCAATACCATCCGGCTCACGTTGGTTTCCCGCCGGGAGGAGATTGAAATCTTGCGCTTAATCGGGGCGACCCGGTCGTTCATCCGGATTCCCTACCTGTTGGAGGGCGCGGTCTTGGGGGCCTGCGGCAGCGCGTTGTCCCTGGCCATTCTCAAGGGCGGGTTCGAGCTGTTTCGCCAACAGATCTCGACCACCGGGCCATTGCGTGGGATCGAAACCCTGATTGCGTTCTTCCCGGCGTCGGTCTGCCTGGCGCTCATCCTGGTGGGAATCGTGCTGGGGATCGCGGGGAGTTTTGTGTCGCTTCGACGATTCGGAGATGGACGGACATGA
- the ftsE gene encoding cell division ATP-binding protein FtsE — translation MDAMIQLIHVSKSYERRPALSDVTFEVEKGEFVLLMGPSGAGKSTLLRMLIGAEQPDDGQIFVQGKNVTKLTRSEVPYLRRKVGSVFQDFRLLPKKSVFDNVALPLIVQGVPSVDIRRKVAEALRAVGVEHKKDQWPTSLSAGEQQRVCIARAIVNGPIVLLADEPTGNLDPQLTGEIVELFKLINARGTTVIVSTHDPHVMALVNRRVITLQQGVMVPASEQRVGV, via the coding sequence ATGGACGCCATGATTCAGCTCATCCATGTGTCGAAGTCCTACGAGCGCCGGCCGGCGCTTTCGGATGTGACCTTCGAAGTCGAGAAAGGCGAATTCGTGCTCTTGATGGGGCCGAGCGGCGCGGGGAAATCCACGCTGCTGCGGATGCTGATCGGGGCCGAGCAGCCGGATGACGGCCAGATTTTTGTTCAAGGGAAAAACGTCACCAAGCTCACACGGTCCGAAGTGCCCTACCTGCGGAGAAAAGTCGGATCGGTGTTTCAAGACTTCCGTCTGCTGCCGAAGAAATCTGTCTTTGACAATGTCGCGTTGCCGCTGATCGTCCAGGGTGTGCCGTCCGTCGATATTCGACGAAAAGTCGCGGAGGCGTTGCGGGCCGTCGGTGTGGAGCATAAAAAGGACCAATGGCCGACCAGTCTGTCGGCCGGTGAACAGCAGCGGGTGTGCATTGCCAGGGCGATTGTCAATGGCCCCATCGTGTTGTTGGCGGACGAGCCGACCGGGAATCTCGATCCGCAATTGACCGGGGAAATCGTCGAACTGTTCAAGCTGATTAATGCGCGGGGGACGACGGTCATTGTCTCAACCCACGATCCGCACGTCATGGCGCTGGTCAATCGGCGGGTGATTACGCTTCAGCAGGGGGTGATGGTCCCGGCATCCGAGCAGCGGGTGGGTGTATGA
- a CDS encoding YraN family protein, with product MGTAMTTGDPRHQFGQASEARAEAFLRQKGYRILERNLRTSLGELDLVAEEAGVLVFVEVKARTMGAFGGALLAVDRRKQAKLIRLASQYLAQRHLMDRACRFDVVLVQGEADAPFQVEHIENAFDASDQASR from the coding sequence ATGGGAACAGCAATGACGACCGGCGATCCGCGCCATCAATTCGGCCAGGCCAGCGAAGCCCGCGCGGAGGCGTTTTTGCGCCAAAAAGGGTACCGAATTCTCGAACGGAATCTGCGGACGTCGTTGGGGGAGCTGGATTTGGTGGCGGAGGAGGCGGGGGTGCTGGTTTTTGTCGAAGTAAAGGCGCGGACGATGGGTGCATTCGGCGGGGCCTTGCTGGCCGTGGATCGCCGCAAGCAAGCGAAACTGATTCGCCTGGCTTCGCAGTATCTTGCCCAGCGTCATCTGATGGATCGAGCGTGCCGATTTGACGTGGTGTTGGTCCAAGGGGAGGCGGATGCGCCGTTTCAGGTCGAACACATTGAGAATGCGTTCGATGCGTCCGATCAGGCATCGCGGTAG
- a CDS encoding ribonuclease HII, which produces MPVGPTEEFEQEARRCGYRRIAGVDEAGRGPLAGPVVAAAVILPVRCRLAGIDDSKQLSAGERERLYTAILERAVGVGVGAASPQEIDQMNILEATRLAMGRAVAALHPAPDFVLIDAVSLPHLPLPVRPIIKGDALSLSIAAASIVAKVTRDRLMAEYHQTYPHYNFLSHKGYGTEEHLACLARYGPCPIHRQTFAPVVDARQRIGVGSHEPAMEVFQ; this is translated from the coding sequence ATGCCGGTGGGACCCACCGAGGAGTTTGAGCAAGAAGCCCGGCGATGCGGCTATCGTCGCATCGCCGGCGTGGATGAGGCCGGACGGGGCCCATTGGCCGGGCCGGTCGTTGCCGCCGCTGTAATCCTGCCCGTTCGTTGCCGCCTTGCCGGCATCGATGATTCCAAACAGCTCTCCGCCGGCGAGCGGGAGCGTCTCTATACCGCCATCCTTGAGCGGGCCGTGGGCGTGGGTGTGGGGGCTGCCTCACCCCAAGAAATCGATCAGATGAATATTCTCGAAGCGACCAGGCTGGCCATGGGCCGCGCCGTTGCGGCGCTCCATCCTGCTCCTGACTTCGTCTTGATCGACGCGGTGTCGCTGCCGCACCTGCCTCTGCCTGTTCGGCCCATTATCAAAGGCGATGCCCTGTCTCTGTCGATTGCGGCAGCGTCCATCGTGGCGAAAGTGACGCGGGACCGCCTGATGGCGGAGTATCACCAAACCTATCCGCACTACAATTTTCTGTCCCATAAAGGATATGGGACAGAGGAGCATCTGGCGTGTCTGGCCCGGTATGGCCCCTGTCCTATCCACCGGCAGACCTTTGCGCCGGTGGTTGATGCGAGACAGCGGATAGGGGTTGGGTCCCATGAGCCTGCCATGGAGGTGTTTCAATAA
- the rplS gene encoding 50S ribosomal protein L19, protein MNRLERIQQSLTKKVMPKFEIGDTVRVHVKVVEGEKERIQVYEGAVIARKGALNTEMFTVRKVSYGVGVERMFPVHSPIVTKVDVVRQGRVRRAKLYYLRAKKGKFAKLEEREFVGAGKAAAKTEAVEA, encoded by the coding sequence ATGAATCGGTTAGAGCGCATTCAGCAGTCATTGACGAAGAAGGTGATGCCCAAGTTTGAAATCGGGGATACCGTTCGTGTCCACGTAAAAGTCGTGGAAGGCGAAAAAGAGCGCATCCAGGTCTACGAAGGGGCGGTCATCGCCCGCAAAGGGGCCTTGAATACGGAAATGTTCACGGTGCGCAAGGTGTCGTATGGTGTCGGCGTCGAGCGTATGTTCCCGGTGCACTCACCGATCGTGACGAAGGTTGATGTGGTTCGGCAAGGGCGTGTCCGCCGTGCCAAGCTCTATTATCTTCGTGCCAAGAAGGGCAAGTTCGCCAAGCTCGAAGAGCGTGAATTTGTCGGCGCGGGGAAGGCGGCGGCAAAGACGGAAGCGGTCGAGGCCTAG
- the trmD gene encoding tRNA (guanosine(37)-N1)-methyltransferase TrmD translates to MLRVDVLTLFPEMIVQAVGHSMLKRAQEKGLLTVQVHNLRDYTLDRHKVADDVPYGGGAGMVMKAEPILRAVDALREQARADGEEIRLVFPSPQGRPFTQDQARGLAAEQRRIVILCGHYEGVDERVREALQPEEVSVGDYVLTGGELPALVLIDAATRLVPGVLGDPESAVEESFSDALLEYPHYTRPAEVRGLRVPEVLLSGHHEAIRLWRRKQALRRTSVWRPDLIRDRSLSSEDQRLLNEIISEGVSTTPVRCGEEG, encoded by the coding sequence ATGTTGCGGGTCGATGTGCTCACGCTGTTCCCCGAGATGATCGTGCAAGCGGTGGGGCACAGCATGCTCAAGCGGGCGCAGGAGAAGGGGCTGCTGACCGTCCAGGTGCACAACCTTCGCGACTATACGCTGGACCGGCACAAAGTGGCCGACGATGTGCCCTATGGCGGTGGCGCCGGCATGGTCATGAAAGCGGAGCCGATTCTGCGGGCCGTCGATGCGCTGCGTGAGCAGGCCCGGGCGGACGGCGAGGAGATCCGGCTCGTGTTTCCGTCGCCGCAAGGCCGGCCCTTCACGCAGGATCAGGCGCGCGGGCTGGCGGCCGAGCAGCGCCGGATCGTCATTCTCTGCGGGCATTATGAAGGGGTGGATGAGCGCGTGCGCGAAGCGCTGCAGCCGGAAGAAGTGTCGGTCGGCGATTATGTCTTGACAGGCGGTGAGTTGCCGGCATTGGTGTTGATCGATGCCGCAACACGATTGGTGCCCGGTGTGCTGGGGGATCCCGAATCGGCGGTGGAGGAATCCTTCTCCGATGCGCTGCTGGAGTATCCGCATTACACCAGACCGGCGGAGGTGCGGGGCCTGCGTGTCCCCGAGGTGCTGCTCTCCGGCCACCATGAAGCTATTCGCCTTTGGCGGCGGAAACAGGCGTTGCGCCGGACTTCTGTCTGGCGTCCGGATCTCATTCGGGATCGAAGCCTGAGCAGTGAGGATCAACGGTTATTGAACGAGATTATTAGCGAGGGTGTTTCGACGACGCCCGTTCGATGTGGGGAGGAGGGGTAG
- the rimM gene encoding ribosome maturation factor RimM (Essential for efficient processing of 16S rRNA) produces MVGQAETVTVGRIERPFGVKGEVKVRSLSDVPRRIETLGQVSVLATSGKIWDTRVTHVRRTGTGFIVGLDGLTTPEDAAMWRGGLIQIPRGTAPALPDGQYYECDLIGLHVQDEQGHGLGRLDDIWELPGNHVFVVHDGTRETLIPAAKDLIVGVDLEQGVMTVRMVEGLGA; encoded by the coding sequence ATGGTCGGACAGGCCGAGACGGTGACAGTCGGGCGGATTGAGCGGCCTTTTGGAGTGAAGGGTGAGGTGAAGGTTCGTTCGCTCAGTGATGTTCCCCGTCGCATTGAGACGCTGGGCCAGGTGAGCGTGCTCGCCACCAGCGGAAAGATCTGGGACACCCGCGTGACCCATGTGCGTCGCACGGGAACGGGGTTCATCGTCGGACTGGACGGACTGACGACTCCTGAAGATGCCGCGATGTGGCGCGGAGGGTTGATTCAGATCCCGCGCGGTACGGCGCCGGCGTTGCCCGATGGGCAATATTATGAGTGCGATCTGATCGGCCTTCACGTGCAGGACGAGCAGGGGCACGGACTCGGACGGCTCGACGATATCTGGGAATTGCCGGGCAATCATGTCTTTGTTGTGCATGATGGGACGAGGGAGACGTTGATTCCTGCGGCCAAGGATTTGATCGTAGGGGTCGATCTCGAGCAGGGTGTGATGACGGTGCGGATGGTCGAAGGATTGGGAGCCTGA
- the rpsP gene encoding 30S ribosomal protein S16 codes for MAVHLRLARTGRHKRPMYRLVAADSRKARDGRFLEILGIFDPLKEQGLPELKQERVLTWLHQGAQPSVTVRTLLRRAGVWKQFEAEKAAKKKV; via the coding sequence GTGGCAGTTCATCTCAGACTCGCTCGGACAGGCAGACATAAGCGGCCGATGTATCGGCTGGTGGCGGCGGATTCCCGCAAAGCCCGTGATGGACGGTTTTTGGAAATTCTGGGGATCTTCGATCCGCTCAAGGAACAAGGGCTTCCTGAGTTGAAGCAGGAGCGCGTGCTTACCTGGTTGCATCAGGGCGCCCAGCCTTCCGTCACGGTGCGCACGTTGTTGCGGCGTGCCGGTGTGTGGAAGCAGTTTGAAGCCGAGAAGGCCGCCAAGAAGAAGGTCTAG